From one Synergistaceae bacterium genomic stretch:
- a CDS encoding calcium-translocating P-type ATPase, PMCA-type: MADIKGLTDSEVQASRELHGSNALTELPRESLLAKFLASLSDPMIIILLCALVIQLVLFFLGRAEWFEPFGILVAVLIASGVSSVTEYQQEQKASLLKAQQEAGETTKVIRNGSIHEIHVSEVVAGDVVFLQAGDKIPADGTIIDGSVKVDQSALNGETEEAEKLVNTENASFDTRDLLNKFYVYRGTVVVSGEAYMKVDVVGDKTLFGELALEVQEATRKTPLQIKLGKLAHQISIFGYTGATAIIIGILLRTLISGNLPADAYAWIRLIVDAITVAVTIVVCAVPEGLPMLTSMLMSFQSMQMAGDNVLVRKLNGLETAGSLNILFSDKTGTITEGRLTVAEIAAPNAKVYTSLDSLPKTLLDDLISGAGVNNSASVGDGQVIGGNSTDRALMGFFLAKPELISKIEERKKDVSAFEAFNSDKKTSTVEFSGGVKYIKGAPEKIIAECTNIPSVKKLDSYINAQAGRAMRLLAVAKDSGMGMELVCILSIRDNVRKEAVDAIKQVRKAGIQVIMVTGDRKETAAAIAREAGLITSPEEIAMTSAEMAEKTDDELKAILPDLRVISRALPSDKSRLVKIAQELNLVVGMTGDGVNDSPALKKADVGFAMGSGTEVAKEAGDITILDDNFKSIAKAILYGRTMFKSIRKFLVFQLTVNVSAVAICFLGPLFGENVILTVIQLLLINLAMDTLAAIAFGSEPPREVYMNEKPIPRDENIITKPMLSDILTGAAYITVICLAVLFAKPVRGLFAGADATYLKTALFAVFMMAITFNGLRMASSLNCVLTMLFIFALQWVFIEYGGEVLSVEALSLDSWLNCFVLAACVVPFVWLVQNFIINGKLLELIEKWQKA; encoded by the coding sequence ATGGCAGACATCAAGGGACTAACCGACTCCGAAGTCCAGGCCAGCCGCGAGCTGCACGGCTCAAACGCTCTCACTGAACTTCCCCGCGAATCTCTCCTCGCGAAATTCCTCGCTTCTCTCTCTGACCCGATGATCATCATCCTGCTCTGCGCTCTGGTGATCCAGCTCGTGCTGTTCTTCTTGGGACGTGCTGAATGGTTCGAGCCATTCGGGATACTCGTTGCCGTGCTGATAGCTTCAGGGGTATCGTCGGTAACCGAGTACCAGCAGGAGCAGAAGGCCTCTCTCCTCAAGGCACAGCAGGAGGCCGGAGAGACCACGAAAGTTATCCGCAACGGCAGCATTCACGAAATCCACGTGAGCGAGGTTGTTGCGGGCGACGTGGTGTTCCTTCAGGCGGGCGACAAGATACCTGCGGACGGGACAATCATTGACGGCAGCGTCAAGGTCGACCAGTCGGCACTTAACGGCGAGACTGAGGAGGCAGAGAAGCTCGTCAACACAGAGAACGCTTCCTTCGACACGCGCGACCTGCTCAACAAGTTCTACGTGTATCGCGGGACTGTCGTTGTGTCGGGCGAAGCGTACATGAAGGTTGACGTTGTCGGCGACAAGACGCTGTTTGGCGAACTTGCGCTCGAGGTTCAGGAGGCCACGAGGAAGACACCCCTTCAGATCAAGCTGGGCAAGCTGGCTCACCAGATCTCGATCTTCGGGTACACCGGCGCAACCGCGATCATCATCGGCATACTGCTGCGCACGCTCATTAGCGGAAACCTTCCGGCAGATGCTTACGCGTGGATAAGGCTCATCGTCGACGCAATCACAGTCGCAGTTACGATTGTTGTGTGTGCTGTGCCCGAAGGACTACCGATGCTCACATCAATGCTGATGTCCTTCCAGTCGATGCAGATGGCCGGAGACAATGTTCTTGTGAGGAAGCTCAACGGTCTCGAGACAGCCGGAAGCCTCAATATACTTTTCAGCGACAAGACGGGGACAATCACCGAAGGCAGGCTGACAGTGGCAGAGATTGCCGCACCAAACGCGAAGGTCTACACGTCGCTTGATTCTCTGCCGAAGACGCTGCTTGATGACCTCATCTCTGGTGCGGGCGTGAACAACAGCGCAAGTGTCGGAGACGGCCAAGTCATCGGCGGCAACAGCACAGACCGCGCACTGATGGGGTTCTTCCTGGCCAAGCCCGAACTCATCAGCAAGATTGAGGAGCGGAAGAAGGATGTATCTGCGTTCGAGGCCTTCAACTCCGACAAGAAGACTTCAACGGTGGAATTTTCCGGCGGCGTGAAGTACATCAAGGGCGCACCCGAGAAAATCATAGCCGAGTGCACAAACATTCCTTCGGTGAAGAAGCTCGACTCGTACATCAACGCTCAGGCAGGACGCGCAATGAGGCTTCTTGCTGTGGCTAAGGACTCCGGCATGGGCATGGAGCTTGTGTGCATTCTCAGCATCAGGGACAACGTCAGGAAGGAAGCAGTTGACGCGATAAAGCAAGTGCGCAAGGCCGGTATTCAGGTAATCATGGTTACGGGAGACCGCAAGGAGACCGCCGCCGCAATAGCCCGCGAGGCCGGATTAATCACGAGCCCGGAAGAAATCGCGATGACCTCCGCAGAGATGGCCGAGAAGACTGACGACGAACTGAAAGCTATTCTCCCTGATTTGAGGGTAATCTCACGCGCGCTGCCTTCCGACAAGAGCAGGCTGGTGAAGATTGCGCAGGAACTTAACCTCGTTGTAGGAATGACCGGCGACGGAGTGAACGACTCGCCCGCCCTGAAGAAGGCAGATGTAGGGTTCGCGATGGGCTCGGGCACGGAAGTCGCGAAGGAAGCAGGAGACATCACGATACTTGATGACAACTTCAAGTCGATTGCGAAGGCGATTCTCTACGGGCGCACGATGTTCAAGAGCATCCGCAAATTCCTCGTGTTCCAGCTCACCGTCAACGTCTCAGCAGTGGCAATCTGCTTCTTGGGGCCTCTGTTCGGCGAGAACGTTATCCTGACGGTCATCCAGCTCCTCCTCATCAATCTTGCGATGGACACGCTGGCAGCAATAGCTTTCGGCTCAGAGCCACCGCGAGAAGTCTACATGAACGAGAAGCCCATTCCGCGCGACGAGAACATCATCACGAAGCCGATGCTGAGCGACATTCTGACGGGAGCGGCGTACATCACGGTTATCTGCCTTGCGGTGCTGTTCGCCAAGCCCGTGCGGGGACTGTTCGCAGGTGCTGATGCAACGTACCTCAAGACCGCACTTTTTGCCGTGTTCATGATGGCTATAACCTTCAACGGCCTGCGTATGGCTTCGTCGCTGAACTGCGTATTGACGATGCTGTTCATCTTCGCGCTTCAGTGGGTGTTCATCGAGTACGGCGGGGAAGTGCTGAGCGTTGAGGCACTGAGCCTTGACTCGTGGCTGAACTGCTTTGTACTGGCGGCGTGTGTTGTGCCGTTCGTGTGGCTGGTGCAGAACTTCATCATCAACGGGAAGCTGTTAGAGCTCATCGAGAAGTGGCAGAAGGCCTAG
- a CDS encoding DUF3536 domain-containing protein, whose protein sequence is MPKYICIHGHFYQPPRENPWLEAVEVQESAAPFHDWNARISSECYSRNAASRILDEKGDIRRICNNYARMSFNIGPTLLAWLEDNDPLCYEAILEADKIGRKRFSGHGPAMAQVYNHIIMPLANRRDKETQVRWGIADFRSRFGRMPEGMWLAECAVDTETLEVLAENGILFTVLSPYQAQSVRVQGWGDWEDVTGGRVDSRCAYVCNLPSGRSINLFFYDGPLSQRIAFAGLLNDGGNFARELIEAAPNPGHPVLTHVATDGESYGHHHKHGDMALAYCLETIDQSADAQLTVYGEFLSFYPPDREARIIENSSWSCAHGVERWRSDCFCGDGTPGYHHKWRRPLRVALNDLRDKLIEIYEKNSMFIDAWAARDRYIDVILDRSEESVNIFLRNNVARELTHDERVRALQLLEMQRNSLLMFTSCGWFFDEISRIEPVQIMRYAARAIQIVQMLTGEDLEPAFLKLLAEAPSNVPELQDGAKIYELRAKQGITDRKQMAAYYGITTLLRDFKPEFSEGCWDMKGSVLKLEIGDGKSFSAGKVHVHSNITDIEGDYMFAVKHNGGTSIACGISEAENLDALTIEQVKELQAVFYNEDSANLLYDEFGYDQYTLNNIPSNSRYRLINELLQQDVQNMENRVRDIVKNYDQLMEYLTLLGSRPPAIITMAAEFTLTSDIIQKLASPLPEVSSIRRDFEFAGFWQVRPYEEQIRYAFAECMGRILAGMCMSGLDVDILENLNGLIKLFTEKFEWHLTLDDVQNLYYELLKKYGVFVLGESERVRDGLYELGRALRFSDELINEFMPMKL, encoded by the coding sequence TTGCCGAAATACATATGCATTCACGGACACTTTTACCAGCCTCCGCGAGAGAACCCGTGGCTCGAGGCCGTAGAGGTTCAGGAGTCCGCCGCCCCGTTCCACGACTGGAACGCCCGCATATCGTCCGAGTGTTACAGCCGCAACGCAGCATCCCGCATACTCGACGAGAAAGGCGACATCCGCCGCATCTGCAACAATTACGCCCGCATGAGCTTCAACATCGGCCCGACGCTGTTGGCGTGGCTTGAGGACAACGACCCGCTGTGCTACGAGGCGATTCTTGAGGCGGACAAGATAGGCCGTAAAAGATTCTCAGGGCACGGTCCGGCGATGGCTCAGGTCTACAATCACATAATAATGCCCCTCGCGAACCGCCGCGACAAAGAAACCCAAGTCCGCTGGGGAATAGCAGACTTCCGGAGCAGGTTCGGACGGATGCCGGAAGGTATGTGGCTTGCTGAATGTGCAGTCGACACCGAGACCCTCGAAGTCTTGGCCGAGAACGGAATACTCTTCACGGTGCTTTCTCCGTACCAGGCACAGTCAGTGCGCGTTCAGGGCTGGGGAGACTGGGAAGATGTTACCGGCGGGCGCGTGGACTCGCGGTGCGCATACGTCTGCAACCTTCCTTCTGGACGGAGCATCAACCTCTTCTTCTACGACGGCCCCCTGTCCCAGCGTATAGCCTTCGCCGGACTCCTGAACGACGGCGGAAACTTTGCCCGCGAACTCATAGAGGCCGCACCGAATCCCGGACATCCCGTGCTTACCCACGTAGCAACCGACGGAGAATCGTACGGGCATCACCACAAACATGGTGATATGGCGTTGGCGTACTGCCTCGAGACGATTGACCAGAGCGCGGATGCACAGCTGACGGTTTACGGCGAGTTTCTCTCGTTCTACCCGCCGGATCGCGAGGCCAGAATTATCGAGAACTCTTCATGGAGCTGCGCGCACGGAGTAGAACGCTGGAGGAGCGACTGTTTCTGCGGGGACGGAACTCCGGGCTACCACCACAAGTGGAGAAGACCTCTCAGGGTTGCGCTTAACGATTTGCGCGACAAACTGATAGAGATTTACGAGAAGAACAGCATGTTTATCGATGCATGGGCGGCACGGGACAGGTACATTGACGTTATCCTCGACAGGAGTGAAGAGAGCGTAAATATCTTCCTGCGCAACAACGTAGCCCGCGAACTTACCCATGACGAGCGCGTCAGGGCATTACAGCTCCTCGAGATGCAGAGGAACTCCCTGCTGATGTTCACGTCGTGCGGGTGGTTCTTCGACGAGATTTCGCGGATTGAGCCGGTGCAGATTATGCGTTACGCGGCACGGGCAATACAGATTGTGCAGATGCTTACAGGCGAAGACCTTGAACCCGCCTTCCTGAAACTCCTGGCCGAAGCACCCAGCAATGTCCCCGAACTTCAGGACGGCGCGAAAATCTACGAGCTCCGCGCGAAGCAGGGCATCACCGACCGAAAGCAGATGGCGGCGTACTACGGCATAACGACATTACTGCGGGACTTCAAGCCCGAGTTCTCGGAAGGATGCTGGGACATGAAGGGAAGCGTCCTCAAGCTCGAGATCGGCGACGGAAAATCTTTCTCCGCCGGAAAAGTTCACGTGCACTCAAACATTACGGACATTGAGGGAGATTACATGTTCGCCGTCAAGCACAACGGAGGCACGTCAATAGCCTGCGGCATCTCTGAGGCAGAGAACCTCGACGCTCTGACCATTGAGCAGGTCAAGGAACTGCAGGCCGTCTTCTACAACGAGGACAGCGCGAACCTCCTCTATGACGAGTTCGGCTATGACCAGTACACGCTGAACAACATACCTTCAAATTCGCGTTACAGGCTGATTAACGAGCTGTTACAGCAGGACGTTCAGAACATGGAGAACAGAGTCAGGGACATCGTCAAGAATTACGATCAGCTTATGGAGTACCTTACGCTTCTGGGTTCGAGGCCTCCCGCAATAATCACGATGGCGGCAGAATTTACCCTCACGAGCGACATAATCCAGAAACTTGCGAGTCCTTTGCCGGAAGTGTCGAGCATCCGCAGGGACTTCGAGTTTGCGGGCTTCTGGCAGGTCAGGCCTTACGAGGAGCAGATACGTTACGCCTTCGCGGAATGCATGGGTCGTATCCTTGCCGGAATGTGCATGAGCGGGCTTGATGTGGATATTCTGGAAAACTTGAACGGGCTGATAAAATTATTCACCGAGAAATTCGAGTGGCACTTGACGCTTGATGATGTTCAGAATCTGTATTACGAGCTGCTGAAGAAATACGGCGTGTTTGTTCTCGGAGAGTCTGAGCGCGTTCGGGACGGGCTTTATGAACTTGGCCGGGCACTGAGATTTTCCGACGAACTCATCAATGAGTTTATGCCAATGAAATTATGA
- the nikR gene encoding nickel-responsive transcriptional regulator NikR, producing the protein MHSDSSKLVRFSVTVPEGLLEEFEGSYYAENLPNRSEAIRSLMRGWISSGRWRCSEGEVCATITIVYDHHLPELTRQLTAAQHDFGQVIICSTHVHLNHSSCLECIITKGETKEIQALIDALKKVRGIKSLNVNVTAEI; encoded by the coding sequence ATGCACAGTGATAGCAGCAAGCTGGTGAGGTTCAGCGTAACAGTTCCTGAGGGACTGCTTGAGGAGTTCGAGGGGAGCTATTACGCTGAGAACCTGCCCAACCGTTCGGAGGCTATCCGTAGCCTTATGCGGGGGTGGATTTCCTCCGGGCGGTGGCGGTGTTCTGAAGGCGAGGTGTGCGCGACAATCACAATCGTGTATGATCATCATCTGCCCGAACTTACCCGCCAGCTCACAGCCGCACAGCATGACTTCGGCCAAGTGATAATCTGTTCGACGCACGTGCACCTAAATCACTCGTCGTGCCTTGAGTGCATAATCACGAAGGGAGAGACAAAAGAAATTCAGGCTCTAATTGATGCATTGAAGAAGGTACGGGGCATCAAGAGCCTGAACGTCAACGTTACAGCGGAGATTTAG
- a CDS encoding iron-containing alcohol dehydrogenase, whose protein sequence is MLGDFMYSNPTRLYFGKNALGYLAQELKNYGPNVLLTYGGGSVKKSGLYDEIVAILKASGKNIVDLPGVMSNPTVEKLIEGAKLARENSIDLILAVGGGSVCDYSKAVSVSAYYDGDAWEKYFLKMEEPECKIIPVGCVLTMVGTGSEMNGGSVITNHAQKLKIGHVFGPEVFPKFSVLNPEYTFTIPQYQMVAGFFDIMSHIMEQYFSGTDDNTSDYLAEGLMKSLVHSSRIAVKNPKDYEARSNIMWTATWALNTLIGRAKTQDWMVHMIGQSVGAYTNATHGMTLSAVSLAYYRHIMNDGLAKFARFAVNVWGVNPDGKSEAQLADEGLKALEGWMREIGVVLSLKELGVTPEMYDGIADGTFILDGGYRKLTREEVIEILKESM, encoded by the coding sequence ATGTTAGGCGATTTCATGTACTCAAACCCGACGCGCTTATACTTCGGGAAAAACGCACTGGGTTACCTTGCGCAGGAACTCAAGAACTACGGCCCGAACGTATTGCTGACTTACGGCGGAGGCTCGGTGAAGAAGAGCGGCCTCTACGACGAGATAGTCGCAATCCTGAAAGCCAGCGGCAAAAACATCGTCGACCTTCCCGGCGTAATGTCCAATCCCACAGTCGAGAAGCTCATTGAGGGCGCAAAGCTCGCGCGCGAGAACAGCATAGACCTGATTCTTGCTGTCGGAGGCGGAAGCGTGTGCGATTACAGCAAGGCGGTATCAGTGTCGGCATACTACGACGGCGACGCGTGGGAAAAATACTTCCTGAAGATGGAAGAGCCCGAGTGCAAGATTATTCCTGTCGGGTGCGTCTTAACGATGGTCGGGACAGGAAGCGAGATGAACGGCGGGAGCGTCATCACCAACCATGCGCAGAAGCTCAAGATAGGACACGTTTTCGGCCCGGAAGTCTTCCCGAAATTCTCGGTGCTCAACCCGGAATATACGTTCACGATTCCTCAGTATCAGATGGTCGCTGGCTTCTTCGACATCATGAGCCACATAATGGAGCAGTATTTCTCCGGCACTGACGACAACACCAGCGACTACCTCGCTGAAGGCCTCATGAAGTCCCTCGTCCACAGTTCGCGCATCGCCGTGAAGAATCCCAAAGACTACGAGGCTCGCAGCAACATCATGTGGACGGCAACATGGGCACTGAATACGTTAATCGGCCGGGCCAAGACGCAGGACTGGATGGTTCACATGATAGGGCAGTCCGTAGGAGCTTACACAAACGCAACGCACGGAATGACACTCTCCGCCGTCTCCCTCGCGTACTACAGGCACATAATGAATGACGGTCTCGCGAAGTTCGCACGTTTTGCCGTGAACGTCTGGGGAGTCAACCCCGACGGGAAGTCTGAAGCACAGCTGGCGGATGAAGGCTTGAAGGCTCTTGAAGGCTGGATGCGCGAAATCGGAGTCGTCCTCAGCCTTAAGGAACTCGGAGTTACGCCGGAAATGTACGACGGAATAGCTGACGGGACATTCATTCTTGACGGAGGCTACAGGAAGCTGACCCGCGAGGAAGTCATAGAGATTCTGAAGGAGAGCATGTAG
- a CDS encoding polysaccharide biosynthesis C-terminal domain-containing protein, with the protein MRHHELDMTRGRIWPVLLAFTLPLLLENTLQLLYNTADSVVVGQYVGLSALAAVSATTHIVGMLVRFFNGTATGAGVVISRSFGAGDRDKLREAVSTTILLTALGCVVLTVMGVGLSSWLLRITSAPEDVFAEADLYLKIYFGGISGLLFYNVGGAVLRAMGDTKRPLYFLVFCSVLNIVLDVVFVVAFGWGIAGVAWATVLAQALSAVLVMRAVAVSTGAFGTL; encoded by the coding sequence ATGAGACATCACGAGCTCGACATGACCAGAGGCAGAATCTGGCCTGTCCTTCTGGCCTTCACGCTTCCCCTGCTCCTCGAGAACACGTTACAGCTCCTCTACAACACTGCGGACAGTGTAGTAGTCGGCCAGTACGTCGGACTTTCCGCGCTCGCCGCAGTAAGTGCCACGACTCACATTGTCGGAATGCTGGTGAGGTTCTTCAACGGCACTGCGACAGGGGCGGGGGTTGTGATAAGCCGTTCGTTCGGGGCAGGAGACAGGGACAAGCTCCGCGAAGCAGTCAGCACGACGATACTGCTTACGGCGTTGGGCTGTGTAGTGCTCACGGTTATGGGCGTGGGGCTGTCATCGTGGCTTCTGCGCATAACTTCAGCCCCTGAAGACGTGTTCGCAGAAGCTGATTTGTACCTGAAAATCTACTTCGGCGGAATTTCCGGCCTTCTCTTCTACAACGTCGGCGGCGCAGTCCTCCGCGCAATGGGCGACACGAAGCGTCCTCTGTACTTCCTCGTCTTCTGCTCAGTCCTGAACATCGTGCTTGATGTTGTGTTCGTTGTTGCGTTCGGCTGGGGAATCGCAGGAGTTGCGTGGGCTACGGTGCTTGCGCAGGCTTTGAGCGCGGTGCTGGTGATGAGGGCTGTAGCTGTCTCTACGGGAGCTTTCGGGACTCTCTGA
- a CDS encoding polysaccharide biosynthesis protein — MAKSLRRNYIYNASYNLLIIFTPFITTPYLSRVLKADGVGTASFILSVAQNFLLFAGMGIYGYGKREISYNQDDITRRSWIFWNLKTLALINAVLSMAAFLVMTFTYVKDNRHLYLIAAMNIINVFLEVGWLYEGLEEFREMVLKNLIVRISNVIFIITFVRHRSDLHLYMGSQVFFGMAGNFAMWLMLPKYINRPKLRRLRPYHDFGTIWLLFLPSIAAEVYTVLDKIMIGLFTGIAAENGYYEFSIRISRIVLAIIVSQSGVMIPRIGHLFAQNDMEKIKEYTYQSYRFVWFLGVPVCLGLIGIADNFVPWFFGPGYMKVAGLMKITSFLVLAISLGSITGGQYLVPTRRHNLYTLTIVIGAAVNFCLNITFIPKFQSYGAAVASVVAEASIAASQLYILRKELDYRKILSLGVKNCIAGVIMLAAVLFIGRNMTPSVANTFTIIPAGAAIYFTLLLILRDKFFIENSRRTLTAIAKRLHR, encoded by the coding sequence ATGGCCAAGAGCTTACGGAGAAACTACATATACAACGCATCGTACAACCTGCTGATAATATTCACACCATTCATCACGACACCGTATTTGTCGCGAGTCCTGAAGGCCGACGGTGTAGGGACAGCGAGCTTCATTTTGTCTGTGGCGCAGAACTTCCTGCTGTTTGCGGGGATGGGAATTTACGGTTACGGGAAGCGGGAAATATCTTACAACCAAGATGACATAACCAGACGCAGCTGGATTTTCTGGAATCTCAAGACTCTTGCGCTGATTAATGCAGTGCTCAGCATGGCGGCATTCCTTGTGATGACATTCACGTACGTCAAGGACAACCGCCATCTGTACCTCATCGCCGCAATGAACATCATCAACGTGTTCCTTGAGGTGGGATGGCTGTACGAGGGGCTCGAGGAGTTCAGGGAGATGGTGCTGAAAAATCTCATCGTGAGAATCAGCAACGTGATATTCATAATAACCTTTGTGAGGCACAGGTCAGACCTTCACCTGTACATGGGCAGCCAGGTATTCTTTGGGATGGCGGGCAACTTTGCCATGTGGTTAATGCTCCCGAAATACATCAACAGGCCAAAGCTCCGAAGGCTGCGGCCTTATCACGACTTCGGGACGATCTGGCTTCTGTTCCTGCCGAGCATCGCCGCCGAAGTGTATACCGTTCTAGACAAGATCATGATAGGCCTCTTCACCGGCATAGCTGCGGAGAACGGCTACTACGAGTTCAGCATAAGGATTTCCCGCATAGTGCTGGCAATAATAGTATCGCAGTCCGGCGTGATGATTCCGAGAATAGGGCACTTGTTCGCACAGAACGACATGGAGAAGATAAAGGAGTACACGTACCAGAGCTACAGGTTCGTTTGGTTTCTGGGAGTGCCTGTGTGTCTGGGTCTGATAGGGATAGCGGACAACTTCGTCCCTTGGTTCTTTGGGCCGGGCTACATGAAGGTTGCGGGGCTGATGAAGATAACCAGCTTCCTCGTTCTGGCGATCAGTCTCGGGAGCATAACAGGAGGACAGTACTTAGTCCCCACGCGCCGGCACAACCTCTACACCCTCACAATCGTAATCGGAGCGGCCGTGAACTTCTGCCTGAACATAACCTTTATCCCTAAGTTCCAGTCATACGGTGCGGCGGTAGCTTCTGTCGTTGCGGAGGCATCAATAGCCGCCAGCCAGCTCTACATTCTGCGCAAGGAGCTCGACTACAGGAAGATTCTCTCTCTCGGCGTGAAGAACTGCATTGCAGGAGTGATTATGCTTGCCGCCGTGCTGTTCATTGGCAGGAACATGACTCCATCCGTCGCAAACACCTTCACGATAATTCCTGCAGGTGCGGCAATATATTTCACGCTGCTGCTGATTTTACGTGATAAGTTCTTTATCGAGAACTCACGCAGGACATTAACCGCCATCGCGAAGAGGCTTCACCGATGA